In Herpetosiphonaceae bacterium, a single genomic region encodes these proteins:
- a CDS encoding peptidoglycan DD-metalloendopeptidase family protein, which translates to ENWFQIRTSNGTEGWIAADLLGVEDGIADQVPTAIEIPPLPTPEISIVPAPPAESQPEPTPQPTPEPTPQPTPEPTPKPKPKPSNRWVWPTVGDLTSGFGYRNFKVGRFHNGIDIANRKNTVIRAARGGRVIAAGWCSGYGYCVKINHGDGFVTEYGHLASRPNVSNGEYVNAGDRIGLMGSTYDRRGGGYSTGVHLHFTVKLNGKAVNPMRYLP; encoded by the coding sequence ATGAGAACTGGTTCCAGATCCGCACGTCGAACGGCACCGAGGGCTGGATCGCCGCCGATCTGCTGGGCGTCGAGGATGGGATCGCCGATCAGGTGCCGACCGCGATCGAGATTCCGCCCCTGCCGACGCCGGAGATCTCGATCGTGCCCGCGCCGCCAGCGGAATCGCAGCCGGAGCCGACGCCGCAGCCCACCCCGGAGCCGACGCCGCAGCCCACCCCGGAGCCAACACCCAAGCCCAAGCCGAAGCCGAGCAATCGCTGGGTCTGGCCGACAGTCGGCGATCTGACATCGGGCTTTGGCTATCGCAACTTCAAGGTTGGCCGCTTCCACAACGGCATCGACATCGCCAATCGCAAAAACACCGTGATTCGGGCCGCGCGTGGCGGCAGGGTGATCGCGGCGGGCTGGTGCAGCGGCTACGGCTACTGCGTCAAGATCAACCACGGCGATGGCTTCGTGACCGAGTATGGGCACCTGGCGTCGCGGCCAAACGTCAGCAACGGCGAGTACGTCAACGCTGGCGATCGGATCGGGCTGATGGGCAGCACCTACGACCGCAGAGGCGGCGGATACTCGACCGGCGTTCATCTGCACTTTACCGTCAAGCTCAACGGCAAGGCGGTCAATCCGATGCGCTACTTGCCCTAG
- a CDS encoding LuxR C-terminal-related transcriptional regulator: MSSDRSNAMINESNQLSEREREILRLVASGLSNQQIANQLGISVNTVKVHLRNVFSKIGVASRTEATMYAVRAGIVAVDRAEPALLSAPTAEELATETTAPPDVIVEVIPPLEQPPLPALEQPVATELVVPGHASARLPTITKPTQRSRWLLPVLIGAALIGLILAAAFALGWFSPTVEPEASTEQARWMTLPAASTARAGFAIASSGERLYVIGGENTTGVLDSIERYDASLRTWAELSKKPTAVADVRAVVLGGKLYVPGGRRSNDPKDITTAFERYDPSAEAWETLPDLPQPRSAYALAALEGKLYLFGGWDGSAYRGEVFEYDPERASWRERTPMPTARAFADAGVVEGSIYVLGGESQAGPLANNEVYTPAQEGGQPWARRAPLPQPRSRFGSAVALSIIHVLGGDPRGAEPLKYNARADNWQPFAGPSQAIGSQPGVVQQDVSIVVLGGKAGADSYSGEMQAYQALSTIWLPRQ; this comes from the coding sequence GTGAGCAGTGACCGTAGCAATGCCATGATCAATGAGTCGAATCAGCTCAGCGAGCGCGAGCGCGAAATTCTGCGGCTTGTCGCCAGCGGGCTGTCCAATCAACAAATCGCCAATCAGCTCGGCATCAGCGTCAACACCGTCAAGGTCCATCTGCGCAACGTCTTCAGCAAGATCGGCGTCGCATCGCGGACAGAGGCGACGATGTACGCCGTCCGCGCCGGGATTGTCGCTGTCGATCGAGCCGAGCCAGCGCTGCTCTCCGCGCCGACCGCCGAGGAGTTGGCGACTGAGACGACAGCACCGCCCGACGTGATCGTCGAGGTCATCCCGCCGCTTGAGCAGCCGCCGCTGCCCGCGCTTGAGCAGCCCGTCGCTACGGAGCTTGTCGTCCCCGGCCACGCATCCGCTCGATTGCCAACCATCACAAAACCTACGCAGCGCAGCCGATGGCTGCTGCCGGTGCTGATCGGCGCTGCACTGATCGGGCTGATCCTGGCCGCAGCCTTTGCTCTGGGCTGGTTTAGCCCAACCGTGGAGCCGGAGGCCAGCACCGAGCAGGCGCGCTGGATGACATTGCCCGCCGCCAGTACCGCGCGAGCTGGCTTCGCCATTGCCAGCAGCGGCGAGCGGCTGTATGTGATCGGCGGGGAAAATACCACGGGCGTGCTCGATAGCATCGAGCGCTACGATGCCAGCCTGAGGACCTGGGCCGAGCTAAGTAAAAAGCCGACCGCCGTCGCCGATGTGCGCGCGGTGGTGCTCGGCGGCAAGCTGTACGTGCCCGGCGGACGGCGCTCGAACGATCCCAAAGATATTACGACCGCCTTCGAGCGCTATGATCCGAGCGCGGAGGCATGGGAAACCCTGCCCGACCTGCCGCAGCCGCGCAGCGCCTATGCCCTGGCTGCGCTTGAGGGCAAGCTCTATCTGTTTGGCGGCTGGGACGGCAGCGCCTATCGCGGCGAGGTCTTCGAGTACGATCCTGAGCGCGCAAGCTGGCGCGAGCGCACGCCGATGCCGACCGCCCGCGCCTTTGCCGACGCAGGTGTAGTCGAGGGCAGCATCTATGTGCTCGGCGGCGAGAGCCAGGCGGGGCCGCTTGCCAACAACGAGGTCTACACGCCAGCCCAAGAGGGCGGGCAGCCCTGGGCACGTCGCGCGCCGCTGCCGCAGCCACGCAGCCGCTTCGGCTCAGCCGTGGCGCTTTCGATCATCCATGTGCTCGGCGGCGATCCCAGGGGCGCGGAGCCGCTCAAGTATAATGCGCGCGCCGACAACTGGCAGCCCTTCGCGGGTCCGTCCCAGGCGATCGGCAGCCAGCCGGGCGTCGTGCAGCAGGACGTATCGATCGTCGTGCTGGGCGGCAAAGCGGGAGCGGATAGCTACTCCGGCGAGATGCAGGCGTACCAGGCGCTCTCGACGATCTGGCTGCCGCGTCAGTAG